Proteins encoded together in one Nocardioides marinisabuli window:
- a CDS encoding histidine triad nucleotide-binding protein has product MEDCLFCRIVAGEIPADVVHVTEGTVAFRDVAPQAPVHVLVVPRAHHANAAELAAGDPAVMSELVSTAAAVAAAEGHEDYRLVLNTGAGAGQSVFHTHLHVLAGRPLSWPPG; this is encoded by the coding sequence GTGGAGGACTGTCTGTTCTGCAGGATCGTCGCGGGCGAGATCCCCGCCGACGTCGTGCACGTCACCGAGGGCACCGTCGCGTTCCGCGACGTGGCGCCCCAGGCGCCGGTGCACGTGCTGGTGGTGCCGCGCGCGCACCACGCGAACGCCGCCGAGCTGGCCGCCGGCGACCCGGCGGTGATGAGCGAGCTCGTCAGCACCGCGGCGGCCGTGGCGGCCGCCGAGGGCCACGAGGACTACCGGCTGGTGCTCAACACCGGTGCGGGCGCCGGGCAGTCGGTGTTCCACACCCACCTGCACGTGCTCGCCGGCCGACCGCTGAGCTGGCCGCCCGGATGA
- a CDS encoding sodium-dependent transporter, whose translation MSESMAVEEERRRGAFSSRRVFILAAIGSAVGLGNIWRFPYVAYENGGGAFVIPYLVALLTAGLPFLLLDYSIGHKFRGSPPLSFARMRRGAEGLGWWQVGICAVIAIYYAAVLAWAVRYTFFSFTKAWGDTPADFFIGEFLQVGDPGVTADPVAGVMVPLVVMWALVIGLLALGVQKGIGATAMVFIPVLVLSFGALVVVSLFLPGAGSGLDALFTPSWSALAEPSVWAAAFGQIFFSLSIGFGIMITYASYVHRHTDMPGSGLVVGFSNSGFELLAGIGVFAALGFMAQDSGQAVSEVAGDGGVGLAFIAFPAIINQAPAGALIGVLFFASLVLAGMTSLISITEVVISAVRDKFELGRVAATLVVSLPMGLLSVLFLGTTSGLHVLDIVDHFINQFGILLVAVVSMVVVVWGLRALPVLAAHLNDHTSVHIGLWWRALVGVVTPVALTYVLVDAFLTDLRTPYGGYPSWMLVTFGWGSAVAVLVIGFVLARLGWRDPWAVEAIIDEHDPSEGAQR comes from the coding sequence GTGAGCGAGTCCATGGCGGTCGAGGAGGAGAGGCGCCGCGGCGCGTTCTCCTCCAGGCGGGTCTTCATCCTCGCTGCGATCGGCTCGGCCGTGGGCCTGGGCAACATCTGGCGCTTCCCCTACGTGGCCTACGAGAACGGCGGGGGAGCGTTCGTGATCCCCTACCTGGTCGCGCTGCTCACCGCGGGTCTGCCGTTCCTGCTGCTCGACTACAGCATCGGCCACAAGTTCCGCGGCTCCCCGCCGCTGTCGTTCGCGCGGATGCGGCGCGGCGCCGAGGGCCTGGGCTGGTGGCAGGTCGGCATCTGTGCCGTCATCGCCATCTACTACGCCGCGGTGCTGGCGTGGGCGGTGCGCTACACCTTCTTCTCCTTCACCAAGGCCTGGGGCGACACGCCGGCCGACTTCTTCATCGGCGAGTTCCTGCAGGTCGGCGACCCCGGCGTGACCGCCGACCCGGTCGCCGGCGTGATGGTGCCGCTCGTGGTGATGTGGGCGCTGGTCATCGGGCTGCTGGCGCTGGGGGTCCAGAAGGGCATCGGCGCGACCGCGATGGTCTTCATCCCGGTGCTGGTGCTCAGCTTCGGTGCCCTGGTCGTCGTCTCCCTGTTCCTGCCGGGGGCCGGCAGCGGCCTCGACGCGCTCTTCACGCCCAGCTGGAGCGCGCTCGCCGAGCCGAGCGTGTGGGCGGCGGCGTTCGGCCAGATCTTCTTCTCGCTGTCGATCGGCTTCGGGATCATGATCACCTACGCCTCCTACGTGCACCGCCACACCGACATGCCCGGCTCCGGGCTGGTCGTCGGGTTCTCCAACTCCGGCTTCGAGCTGCTGGCCGGCATCGGCGTCTTCGCCGCCCTCGGGTTCATGGCCCAGGACAGCGGTCAGGCCGTCAGCGAGGTCGCCGGCGACGGCGGTGTCGGGCTCGCGTTCATCGCCTTCCCGGCGATCATCAACCAGGCTCCCGCAGGCGCCCTGATCGGTGTGCTGTTCTTCGCCTCGCTGGTGCTGGCCGGCATGACCTCGCTGATCTCGATCACCGAGGTCGTGATCTCGGCGGTGCGCGACAAGTTCGAGCTCGGCCGGGTGGCCGCCACCCTCGTCGTCTCGCTGCCGATGGGCCTCCTGAGCGTGCTGTTCCTGGGCACCACCAGCGGCCTGCACGTGCTCGACATCGTCGACCACTTCATCAACCAGTTCGGCATCCTGCTGGTCGCCGTGGTCTCGATGGTCGTCGTCGTGTGGGGCCTCCGCGCGCTGCCGGTGCTGGCCGCGCACCTCAACGACCACACCTCGGTCCACATCGGCCTGTGGTGGCGCGCGCTGGTCGGGGTGGTGACGCCGGTGGCGCTGACCTACGTGCTGGTCGACGCGTTCCTCACCGACCTGCGCACGCCGTACGGCGGCTACCCGAGCTGGATGCTGGTGACCTTCGGCTGGGGCTCCGCGGTGGCCGTGCTCGTGATCGGCTTCGTGCTGGCGCGGCTGGGCTGGCGCGACCCCTGGGCCGTGGAGGCCATCATCGACGAGCACGACCCGAGCGAAGGAGCGCAGCGATGA
- a CDS encoding Gmad2 immunoglobulin-like domain-containing protein → MSTRESTMTSQTSQTSQPSQTSQPSRSRRPHAGRALHRTLAGAATAALTLGVLAGCGEDSDRAEDPAPASGTSSATAEPSASEPTTSSEPSQSAEPDPGETSTVPVYYVGDSPRGPRLYREFRRVSGDPGLGAADMVAAGVPADPDYRAALPVDGSFSSVRLDEEAGLILVQVPDDRWADRPADMSGKQARLAVQALVYTVQGALQSRAPVQVVGEPGGPAVPLFGVDTDGGVANADQLDVLSLVSVTSPESDAEVSGTFTASGVASSFEATVPWEVRDSSGEVVVDGFATAEGWMDRLYPWESEVDVSGLAPGEYTFVAMTDDPSGGAEGPGAFEDSKVISVG, encoded by the coding sequence GTGAGCACCAGGGAGAGCACCATGACCAGCCAGACCAGCCAGACCAGCCAGCCCAGCCAGACCAGCCAGCCCAGCCGCAGCCGTCGTCCGCACGCCGGCCGCGCCCTGCACCGCACGCTGGCGGGCGCCGCGACCGCCGCCCTGACCCTCGGTGTGCTCGCCGGCTGCGGCGAGGACAGCGACCGGGCCGAGGACCCCGCACCGGCCAGCGGCACCAGCAGCGCCACCGCCGAGCCCAGTGCCAGCGAGCCCACGACGAGCAGCGAGCCGTCGCAGAGCGCCGAGCCCGATCCGGGCGAGACCAGCACCGTCCCGGTCTACTACGTCGGCGACAGCCCGAGGGGGCCCCGCCTGTACCGCGAGTTCCGCAGGGTGAGCGGCGACCCGGGCCTGGGTGCCGCCGACATGGTCGCCGCGGGCGTGCCGGCCGACCCCGACTACCGCGCCGCGCTCCCCGTCGACGGCAGCTTCTCCTCGGTGCGCCTCGACGAGGAGGCCGGCCTGATCCTCGTCCAGGTCCCCGACGACCGCTGGGCCGACCGCCCCGCGGACATGTCGGGCAAGCAGGCCCGGCTGGCCGTGCAGGCGCTGGTCTACACCGTCCAGGGCGCGCTGCAGAGCCGCGCCCCCGTGCAGGTCGTGGGCGAGCCCGGCGGGCCCGCCGTGCCGCTCTTCGGCGTCGACACCGACGGCGGGGTCGCCAACGCCGACCAGCTCGACGTGCTGTCGCTGGTCAGCGTCACCAGCCCCGAGTCCGACGCCGAGGTCTCGGGCACGTTCACCGCCAGCGGCGTCGCGTCCTCGTTCGAGGCCACCGTCCCGTGGGAGGTGCGCGACTCCTCGGGCGAGGTGGTGGTCGACGGGTTCGCCACCGCCGAGGGCTGGATGGACCGGCTCTACCCCTGGGAGAGCGAGGTCGACGTGTCGGGCCTCGCGCCCGGCGAGTACACCTTCGTGGCGATGACGGACGACCCGAGCGGCGGCGCCGAGGGCCCCGGCGCGTTCGAGGACAGCAAGGTCATCAGCGTCGGCTGA
- a CDS encoding methionine/alanine import family NSS transporter small subunit, which produces MSTTAIVMMVVAMLVIWGGLALAVLNLSRSSSTPRPDEVHRDL; this is translated from the coding sequence ATGAGCACCACGGCGATCGTGATGATGGTGGTGGCGATGCTGGTGATCTGGGGCGGCCTGGCGCTGGCGGTCCTCAACCTGAGCCGCTCGTCCTCGACCCCGCGCCCCGACGAGGTCCACCGCGACCTGTAG
- a CDS encoding PASTA domain-containing protein produces MSPTRLVLLVGGLAACLLAVSCSEKVASGETGDPVPEGYRWVGDGGVLVAVPDWWTTGDTECLLPVEDTVHVETGAVTDCASTVPPAPTEVSSLAVVDTGSAHGSRLLEGLSVDGDVGGEPVLSGRECGWLAPRVCRTVLAVPSRGVAFAVHVADPGDVDLTVLRGSLRLQPEGWTTVPLALGSGRTPVWGDRPATTRSYAALLRRTGLRVRVVPAPPADAGETTSGVVLPRGTLLDIEPGPGSPVEEGGTVVLTVAPSPAWQ; encoded by the coding sequence ATGTCCCCGACCCGGCTCGTGCTGCTGGTGGGCGGGCTGGCCGCCTGCCTGCTCGCGGTCTCCTGCTCCGAAAAGGTCGCCTCGGGCGAGACCGGTGATCCGGTGCCCGAGGGGTACCGATGGGTCGGTGACGGGGGAGTGCTGGTGGCCGTGCCGGACTGGTGGACCACCGGCGACACCGAGTGCCTGCTGCCGGTCGAGGACACGGTGCACGTCGAGACCGGCGCCGTGACCGACTGCGCCTCCACCGTGCCGCCCGCCCCCACCGAGGTGTCGTCGCTGGCCGTGGTCGACACCGGCTCGGCGCACGGCTCGCGGCTCCTCGAGGGCCTCTCGGTGGACGGGGACGTCGGGGGCGAGCCGGTGCTGAGCGGACGGGAGTGCGGATGGCTCGCGCCGCGCGTGTGCCGGACCGTGCTCGCCGTCCCGTCGCGAGGGGTCGCCTTCGCCGTGCACGTCGCCGACCCCGGTGACGTGGACCTCACGGTCCTGCGTGGCTCGCTGCGGCTGCAGCCCGAGGGCTGGACCACGGTCCCGCTCGCCCTGGGCTCGGGCCGCACCCCGGTGTGGGGGGACCGGCCCGCGACCACCCGGTCGTACGCCGCTCTCCTGCGGCGCACGGGGCTCCGGGTGCGGGTCGTGCCGGCCCCACCGGCCGATGCCGGCGAGACGACGTCGGGCGTGGTCCTGCCGCGCGGGACGCTGCTGGACATCGAGCCCGGACCGGGCAGTCCCGTCGAGGAGGGCGGCACGGTCGTGCTGACGGTCGCGCCGTCGCCGGCGTGGCAGTAG
- a CDS encoding PhoH family protein → MSHTDDRSTPTESPASGSARGHHTVVVPNSIDMVSLLGPGDEHLALLEKEFGTAVHVRGNRITLEGEPSEVALAHRLLDELVTIIRTGQGVSTETVERVLAMLRTETTERPAEVLSLNILSNRGRSIRPKTVNQKKYVESIDKHTITFGIGPAGTGKTYLAMAKAVQALQSKQVNRIILTRPAVEAGEKLGFLPGTLSEKIDPYLRPLYDALHDMIDPESIPKLLAAGTIEVAPLAYMRGRSLNDSFIVLDEAQNTTPEQMKMFLTRLGFGSKIVVTGDVTQTDLPGGTRSGLRVVEEILEDVEDIGFNRLTASDVVRHRLVGRIVAAYDDFDARSERARPVQGNRP, encoded by the coding sequence ATGTCCCACACCGATGATCGCAGCACCCCCACCGAGAGTCCCGCGAGCGGCTCGGCGCGCGGCCACCACACGGTCGTGGTGCCCAACAGCATCGACATGGTCAGCCTGCTGGGTCCCGGCGACGAGCACCTCGCGCTGCTGGAGAAGGAGTTCGGCACCGCGGTCCACGTGCGCGGCAACCGGATCACCCTCGAGGGCGAGCCCAGCGAGGTCGCGCTCGCGCACCGCCTGCTCGACGAGCTGGTGACCATCATCCGCACCGGTCAGGGCGTCAGCACCGAGACCGTCGAGCGGGTGCTGGCGATGCTGCGCACCGAGACCACCGAGCGCCCGGCCGAGGTGCTGAGCCTCAACATCCTCTCCAACCGCGGGCGCTCGATCCGGCCCAAGACGGTGAACCAGAAGAAGTACGTCGAGTCGATCGACAAGCACACCATCACCTTCGGCATCGGCCCGGCCGGCACCGGCAAGACCTACCTGGCGATGGCCAAGGCGGTGCAGGCGCTGCAGTCCAAGCAGGTCAACCGGATCATCCTGACCCGCCCGGCGGTCGAGGCGGGCGAGAAGCTCGGCTTCCTGCCCGGCACGCTCAGCGAGAAGATCGACCCCTACCTGCGCCCGCTCTACGACGCGCTGCACGACATGATCGACCCCGAGTCGATCCCCAAGCTGCTGGCCGCCGGCACCATCGAGGTCGCCCCGCTGGCCTACATGCGCGGCCGCTCGCTCAACGACTCCTTCATCGTGCTCGACGAGGCGCAGAACACCACGCCCGAGCAGATGAAGATGTTCCTGACCCGCCTGGGGTTCGGCTCCAAGATCGTCGTCACCGGCGACGTCACCCAGACCGACCTGCCCGGCGGCACCCGCTCGGGGCTGCGGGTGGTCGAGGAGATCCTCGAGGACGTCGAGGACATCGGCTTCAACCGTCTGACCGCCAGCGACGTCGTGCGGCACCGGCTCGTGGGCCGCATCGTGGCGGCGTACGACGACTTCGACGCGCGCAGCGAGC
- a CDS encoding SigE family RNA polymerase sigma factor: MSSDPDGWSADEALEQLYAAHWRELVRLAVLLLHDVGTAEEVVQDAFVAVHDRWGRLRDPARALAYLRRSVVNGSRSRLRHRAVVRRHLAAQPPPPTAAPADEASLVADRRAAVLDAMRELPERQREVLALRHYQDLSEAEIADALGISRGAVKSHASRGSARLRELLAPYLEDRS; the protein is encoded by the coding sequence GTGAGCAGCGACCCCGACGGCTGGAGCGCCGACGAGGCGCTCGAGCAGCTGTACGCCGCGCACTGGCGCGAGCTGGTGCGGCTCGCGGTGCTGCTGCTGCACGACGTCGGCACCGCCGAGGAGGTCGTGCAGGACGCCTTCGTCGCGGTCCACGACCGCTGGGGCCGGCTCCGCGACCCCGCCAGGGCGCTGGCCTACCTGCGCCGCAGCGTGGTCAACGGCTCCCGGTCGCGGCTGCGCCACCGCGCCGTCGTACGACGTCACCTCGCGGCGCAGCCCCCGCCGCCCACCGCCGCCCCCGCCGACGAGGCCAGCCTGGTCGCCGACCGCCGCGCCGCGGTGCTCGACGCGATGCGCGAGCTGCCCGAGCGCCAGCGCGAGGTGCTGGCGCTGCGGCACTACCAGGACCTCTCCGAGGCCGAGATCGCCGATGCGCTGGGCATCAGCCGCGGCGCCGTCAAGAGCCACGCCTCCCGCGGCTCGGCCCGCCTGCGCGAGCTGCTCGCGCCCTACCTGGAGGACCGCTCATGA
- a CDS encoding Gmad2 immunoglobulin-like domain-containing protein, with amino-acid sequence MLAAAAAVTAVAVLGPGNPPVSAPDPVGPAPSGSATPGPAPAPATVATYWLGETPQGPRLYREQTRLTDDGGSRVAAVVRAVVEGRPADPDYRSAWPGFSVDSVDQGEDGGSVDVRMSFAAGAERDVLAVSQLAHTVWDLLGERVPVNVEATGPGGESVNAGVEPYGEDLDLDVLALVSIDDPVEGQEVAATFTARGRASSFEATVPWEVRDATGAVVADGFSTAEGWMDRLHPWTAEVDVSGLAPGRYTFVAMTSDPSDGESGGPFTDTRTIVVP; translated from the coding sequence GTGCTGGCCGCGGCCGCCGCCGTGACCGCCGTCGCGGTGCTCGGGCCCGGCAACCCGCCCGTCTCCGCGCCCGACCCCGTGGGGCCGGCCCCCTCCGGCTCGGCGACCCCCGGCCCCGCGCCGGCGCCCGCGACCGTCGCGACGTACTGGCTGGGCGAGACCCCGCAGGGCCCGCGCCTCTACCGCGAGCAGACGCGCCTCACGGACGACGGCGGGAGCAGGGTGGCGGCGGTGGTCCGTGCCGTCGTCGAGGGACGCCCGGCCGACCCCGACTACCGCAGCGCCTGGCCGGGGTTCAGCGTCGACTCCGTCGACCAGGGCGAAGACGGCGGCTCCGTCGACGTGCGGATGAGCTTCGCCGCGGGCGCCGAGCGCGACGTCCTGGCCGTGAGCCAGCTCGCCCACACCGTCTGGGACCTGCTGGGCGAGCGGGTGCCGGTCAACGTCGAGGCCACCGGGCCCGGCGGGGAGTCCGTCAACGCCGGGGTCGAGCCCTACGGCGAGGACCTCGACCTCGACGTGCTGGCCCTGGTCAGCATCGACGACCCCGTCGAGGGCCAGGAGGTGGCGGCCACCTTCACGGCCCGGGGCCGGGCCTCGTCGTTCGAGGCCACCGTGCCGTGGGAGGTCCGCGACGCCACCGGCGCCGTGGTCGCCGACGGCTTCAGCACCGCCGAGGGCTGGATGGACCGCCTCCACCCCTGGACGGCCGAGGTCGACGTCTCGGGCCTCGCACCGGGCCGTTACACGTTCGTTGCCATGACCAGTGACCCCTCCGACGGCGAGTCGGGCGGGCCGTTCACCGACACACGGACCATCGTGGTGCCGTGA